GTAGTAGACCCTCTTCCCCTCCCTCCGACGGGAGAGGTAACCCCGATCGTACAGGACGCGCAGATGGGAGGAGGTATGGGCTTGCGACAGCCCAATCTCACCGGCGATCTCCCCCACGCACCGCTCGTTGGCAAACAACGCGCATAGGATGCGGATCCGCGTCGGATTGGAAAGAGCGGATAAGAACTCGGCAATCGCACAACACGTCCTTTCGTCCATCTCCACCTCGCCTTGAGAGCATTTAAATATTATTGTATCATGATGTTACCATGCCAAGTCGAAAAAAGAAAGACAAGAAGCGTTCATTATTCCGAACCAGGTCAGCGTGGATCGTCGCCTCCGTCGTGCTCGTCCTCGCCGTCGGCGGTGGGGTGACCGCCGGGATCCTCCTCGGGCACCGGGCGGAGACCGTCCCGATCACCCCGGCCCAGCCGGCAGAGCCGGAGCCGACAACGCCCGATCAACCCGCGGCCGCTCCCTCCGCCTCTTCGACGGAAGGCTCGGTTCCGGTGGGAATCGAGGTCGGGGAGCGGGCACCCAACTTCACCCTCCCCGACCTAAACGGCAAATCGGTATCTCTCTCCGACTTCCGCGGCCACGTCGTCATCCTCGACTTCTGGGCGAGCTGGTGCCCTCCGTGTCGGGCATCGATGCCGCAGCTGCAGCGGTACTACGAGGAGTTCAAGGACCGCGGCCTCGTCCTCGTCGGGGTGAGCCTCGACCGGAGCGCGGAGGATGCGCGCTCGTTCCTGGAGGCGAAGGGATACCACGATCTCATCCCGCTGTGGGGATCGGTGTCCGCCTCGCAGAGCGTGGCACGGGAGTACGGGATCTATGGGATTCCCCATACCTTCGTGTTGGATAAGGATGGGGTGATCAGGTTCTCCGACCATCCGATGCGCCTCACCGAGTCGTTCCTCGCGTCATTGTTCAAATAGGGTACAATCTGACATCAGTCTGCTGAAGGAGGACGGATGTCGGATATTCTTGCTCTGTACAAAGAACACCTGCGCGAGATCGGGAAACTCTCTTCCAGCCTTGCCCTTCTCCACTGGGATCAGCGGACCCATCTCCCGGAGAAGGGGCATCCCGCCCGCGCCGAGGTGATCGGGAAGCTCGCCAAGATGGTGTTCGAGCTCTCCACCTCCGATGCCCTCGGCCATTACTTGGAGGAGCTGGAGAAGCGAGATGACCTTTCGGAACTGGACCGGGCAAGCGTCCGGGTGGTGGGGAGGGACTACCGCCGTTACAAGGCGATCCCGCCCGATCTGTTCGAGGAATTTGCCATTGCCCGGGCGGAGAGCGAGACAGCGTGGGAGAAGGCGCGGGCCGAGTCTGACTTCGCCGCTTTCCGGCCCCATCTCGAGAAAATGGTGGACTACTCGCGCCGGTTCGCTGAGTACTTCGGATATGAGGAGAACCCATACGACGCCCTGATCGAGGAGTACGAACCCGGGATGACCGCCGCCCAACTCGCCGGGATCATCACCCCACTCCGGGAGAGGCTCGTCCCGTTCATCAAACGCCTGGTCGAGGACGGGACGCGGCCGCGCACCGACTTCATCTCCGGCGAGTACGCGGAAGACGGGCAGCGCCAGCTCTCCCTGCGGGCGCTGGAAGCGATCGGGTACGATTTCTCCGCCGGGCGTCTCGACACCACAGTCCACCCGTTCACGATCGGGGTCGGACCCGGTGACGTGCGCGTTACCACCCGGTTCCTCCCCGACGATCCGTTCTCCGGGCTGTACAGCTCGATCCATGAGGGCGGACACGCCCTGTATGAGCAGGGGATCCCGGACGAACTCCGCTGGACAGGCCTCGACGACGGAGCATCGATGGGGATCCATGAGTCCCAGTCGCGAATGTGGGAGAACATGGTCGGACGGGGGCGCCCGTTCTGGGAGTACTTCGCCCCACTCGCAGGGGAGGTGTTCCCTGCGTTCGCGAAGGTTCCCCCGGAGGAGATCTATCGGGCGGTGAACGTGGTCGAGCCGTCCCTGATCCGGGTGGAGGCGGACGAGGTCACCTACAATCTGCACATCATGCTTCGGTTCGAGCTCGAGGAGGGGTTGATCAACGGGAGGATCGCGGTGTCGGACCTCCCTGAGCTGTGGAACGAGGCGATGGATCGCTACCTCGGGGTCGTCCCGGAGGACGACGCCCACGGGGTGCTGCAGGACGTACACTGGTCCGGCGGGATGTTCGGCTACTTCCCCTCCTACATGCTCGGGAACCTGTACGCCGCCCAGTTGTACGCGAAGGCACAGGAGGAGATCCCGGACCTGGAAGGGAAATTCGCCGCGGGTGACTTCTCCCCGCTTCTTTCCTGGTTGCGGGAGAAGATCCACCGGTTCGGGAAGATCTACGACCCGGTCGACCTCCTCGAGCGGGCGACCGGAGAGAAGCCTGATCCCAACTACTTCGTCGACTACGTGATTCGGAAGTACTCCGCGGTCTACGGGCTGTAAGATGAAGCGGGGCCGCAGTCACGGCCCCGCTTTCGGTTATTACGGAATGAAGTCCATCCCATCGTCGATCCGTGCCACAGCGTGGGCGATCAGCTTGGCGATGTTGTTCACGTCTCCCAGATGGACGATCTCGCACGGGGAGTGCATGTACCGGTTCGGAACCGAGATCAGGCCGGTCGCCACTCCGGCGCGGGTGAGCTGGATCGCGTTTGCGTCCGTCCCGGTCCCGCGCGGCGCTCCCTCGATCTGATACGGGATGTGCTCTCGCTTCGCCGTATCGACCAGAAGGGAGAAGACCTTGGGATTGATGTTCGGGCCGCGGGCGATCATCGGGCCCTTCCCCATTTTGATGTCACCGACCATCTTCTTCTCGTTCCCCATCCCCGGGG
This Candidatus Bipolaricaulota bacterium DNA region includes the following protein-coding sequences:
- a CDS encoding redoxin domain-containing protein, whose protein sequence is MPSRKKKDKKRSLFRTRSAWIVASVVLVLAVGGGVTAGILLGHRAETVPITPAQPAEPEPTTPDQPAAAPSASSTEGSVPVGIEVGERAPNFTLPDLNGKSVSLSDFRGHVVILDFWASWCPPCRASMPQLQRYYEEFKDRGLVLVGVSLDRSAEDARSFLEAKGYHDLIPLWGSVSASQSVAREYGIYGIPHTFVLDKDGVIRFSDHPMRLTESFLASLFK
- a CDS encoding winged helix-turn-helix transcriptional regulator translates to MDERTCCAIAEFLSALSNPTRIRILCALFANERCVGEIAGEIGLSQAHTSSHLRVLYDRGYLSRRREGKRVYYGLRDSRIPKFLSAAGKIAMESVPGYRK
- a CDS encoding carboxypeptidase M32, translating into MSDILALYKEHLREIGKLSSSLALLHWDQRTHLPEKGHPARAEVIGKLAKMVFELSTSDALGHYLEELEKRDDLSELDRASVRVVGRDYRRYKAIPPDLFEEFAIARAESETAWEKARAESDFAAFRPHLEKMVDYSRRFAEYFGYEENPYDALIEEYEPGMTAAQLAGIITPLRERLVPFIKRLVEDGTRPRTDFISGEYAEDGQRQLSLRALEAIGYDFSAGRLDTTVHPFTIGVGPGDVRVTTRFLPDDPFSGLYSSIHEGGHALYEQGIPDELRWTGLDDGASMGIHESQSRMWENMVGRGRPFWEYFAPLAGEVFPAFAKVPPEEIYRAVNVVEPSLIRVEADEVTYNLHIMLRFELEEGLINGRIAVSDLPELWNEAMDRYLGVVPEDDAHGVLQDVHWSGGMFGYFPSYMLGNLYAAQLYAKAQEEIPDLEGKFAAGDFSPLLSWLREKIHRFGKIYDPVDLLERATGEKPDPNYFVDYVIRKYSAVYGL